The following coding sequences are from one Nicotiana tomentosiformis chromosome 3, ASM39032v3, whole genome shotgun sequence window:
- the LOC104107166 gene encoding protein PXR1, whose translation MQETEDKGKHDGATKTENKEITEKEKEDKNEKEDKDKKKKDKDEKTKEKDGKDKTKKNKKDKKEKNPDDNKDLEKLKLKVEKIDAKMQDLEDKREVILKLLNEAGQIAANASAARLPFDPLSSHLMKKKKKVK comes from the coding sequence ATGCAAGAGACAGAAGATAAAGGAAAACATGACGGTGCAACCAAAACTGAAAATAAGGAAATTACTGAGAAGGAGAAAGAAGATAAAAATGAGAAGGAAGATAaagataaaaagaagaaagacaaGGATGAAAAAACCAAGGAAAAGGATGGAAAAGATAAGacgaagaagaacaagaaggataaaaaagaaaagaatcccGATGATAATAAGGACTTAGAAAAACTCAAGCTTAAggtggagaaaattgatgccaagaTGCAGGATCTAGAAGACAAGAGGGAGGTAATTCTCAAGTTGCTTAATGAAGCTGGGCAAATTGCAGCGAATGCAAGTGCTGCTCGCCTTCCATTCGATCCACTATCGAGCCACTtgatgaaaaaaaagaaaaaagtcaaGTGA
- the LOC104107162 gene encoding hypersensitive-induced reaction 1 protein, whose translation MGNLFCCVQVDQSTVAIKEQFGKYQDVLEPGCHCVPWFLGSQLAGHLSLRVQQLDVRCETKTKDNVFVNVVASIQYRALADKANDAFYKLSNTKGQIQAYVFDVIRASVPKLNLDDVFEQKNEIAKAVEEELEKAMSAYGYEIVQTLIVDIVPDEHVKRAMNEINAAARLRVAANEKAEAEKILQIKRAEGEAESKYLAGLGIARQRQAIVDGLRDSVLGFSVNVPGTSAKDVMDMVLVTQYFDTMKEIGASSKSSAVFIPHGPGAVRDVAQQIRDGLLQASV comes from the exons ATGGGCAATTTGTTCTGCTGTGTTCAAGTTGATCAATCCACAGTTGCAATTAAGGAGCAATTTGGCAAGTATCAGGATGTGCTTGAGCCAGGTTGCCACTGTGTGCCTTGGTTCCTTGGAAGCCAGTTGGCTGGTCATCTCTCCCTCAGAGTGCAGCAACTAGATGTGCGCTGTGAAACCAAGACAAAG GACAATGTATTTGTCAATGTTGTCGCATCAATTCAGTATCGTGCCCTGGCGGACAAAGCAAATGATGCTTTCTACAAACTAAGTAACACTAAGGGTCAAATTCAGGCATATGTTTTTGACG TCATTAGAGCAAGTGTTCCAAAACTCAATCTGGATGATGTATTTGAGCAAAAAAATGAAATTGCTAAGGCTGTTGAGGAGGAACTTGAGAAA GCTATGTCAGCTTATGGATATGAAATTGTTCAGACACTTATAGTTGATATAGTACCAGATGAGCATGTGAAGAGGGCTATGAATGAAATCAACGCTG CTGCTCGGTTGAGGGTGGCTGCTAATGAGAAGGCAGAAGCTGAGAAGATTTTGCAAATTAAGAGGGCTGAAGGGGAGGCCGAGTCTAAGTATCTCGCAGGCTTAGGTATTGCTCGACAACGTCAAGCAATTGTGGATGGTCTGAGAGACAGTGTGCTAGGATTTTCAGTCAATGTGCCAGGAACTAGTGCAAAGGATGTTATGGACATGGTCCTCGTAACCCAGTACTTTGACACAATGAAAGAAATTGGCGCTTCCAGCAAATCATCTGCTGTCTTCATCCCCCACGGGCCTGGTGCTGTAAGAGATGTGGCACAGCAGATCCGTGATGGACTTCTTCAGGCTTCTGTTTAG
- the LOC104107161 gene encoding mitochondrial outer membrane protein porin of 36 kDa-like, which yields MSKQPGIYSDIGKDATDLLYGDYNMQPPICYHFNWLDWSLNLSGGVRASVPGQEIRTLLKFYLPYQRSNKVELQYLRDYFGYTAGISLTKSPLISFSGVIGNGFFNTGADISIDAETDTLAKCDAGLSFNTDILTASLTLSDKADTLRAHAYRQIQPLTHTGIAAELMHQFSSKQTTLTLGAQHSPFPFMLIKARAASDGSLATLFQHDLLSRFCLTIGAEMNVMDAMSTATLGVSLSLKV from the exons ATGAGCAAGCAGCCAGGGATCTATTCTGATATTGGCAAAGATGCAACAG ATCTTCTATATGGAGATTATAACATGCAGCCGCCAATTTGCTATCACTTCAATTGGTTAGATTGGAGCTTAAACCTCAGCGGTGGAG TTAGAGCCAGTGTACCTGGACAGGAAATAAGGACACTTCTCAAGTTCTATTTACCATATCAGAGGTCTAATAAG GTGGAATTGCAGTACTTGCGTGATTATTTTGGGTATACAGCAGGCATCAGTTTGACAAAAAGCCCCCTGATAAGTTTTTCTGGTGTCATTGGAAATGGTTTTTTCAACACTGGAGCAGATATCTCAATTGATGCAGAAACTGATACACTGGCCAAATGCGATGCTGGTTTGAGCTTCAATACTGACATTCTCACCGCTTCACTCACCTT GAGCGATAAAGCTGACACCTTGAGAGCTCATGCTTACCGTCAAATTCAACCCTTAACACACACAGGAATTGCAGCGGAGCTAATGCATCAATTCTCCAGCAAACAAACGACTCTTACCCTGGGAGCCCAGCATTCCCCGTTTCCTTTTATGCTGATTAAAGCTCGAGCTGCAAGTGATGGCAGTTTGGCTACTCTTTTTCAACACGATCTTCTTTCAAGATTCTGTCTGACAATTGGAGCAGAGATGAATGTCATGGATGCCATGAGCACTGCTACACTGGGGGTTTCGCTCTCCCTTAAGGTCTGA